TGTAACGTGCTTGTCCAGTACTGTTGACCCATTTAAAGAACATTGACATGCTTGATTTGTCTTGCAACAAGTTATGCGATGTCGATGGTCTTTGAATCCCGTCACTAGATACGACCATCCCAATTCCGTGACGCATACTCTATGGAATGTCTATTGTCCTTGGGATCGAGTAAGATCATCTTCTATAAAAACAACGCATGGCATGGTATACAATTTCATGTGTAAGCTTGAAAATGCAATGTTTAAGCGAGCGTTTCCATTATAATCCGATAAAAATCTTAACTTTACAAAATCTCGCGTAGATTTCCGAACGATCTTAATGACGCAACGACGGTCAATCGAAATGTGCTCGCATTAACTGTATCAGTAAGAggagaaaaaaatgtttaacaGGCAATCACTTTTACGTAACGACGATCATCGGTTAGAGATGAAAGTTGGATGACCATCGTCGTTGATTGGCAGCATTACCGGTGATCGTGGCTCGTTCGTACGCCGACAGTGAAAGTTGCCCGTTGAAATGTGAATCAGCTTCTCATAAAGAGGAAAACGTTTCACCCAGAAACGAAACGCACCTATAATGTATGCCAATCGTTGAATCGGAAATAAATACTTCCTGTTTCCGCGTTACGCGACCGTTATGAGCGCAGAGGTAAACGACATAGAGATAAATAGATCCTTCGAATTTTATCTTTATTCCTTACATATTATTTGTAACGTTCGATCGAGACCTTTGCGGTTTCTAGCGATTTCTAATGCCCAGCCTTAGCCGCGCGTGGGAATTCAAAGTTCGTCGATGCAACAGAGGCAACGGTGTACCGTTTATGAGCACGAATACCTTCTTCGTGAAATGATAATAAGCGGTGGAAAAGCCAACAGTCGTTCCCCGGTACCTTTCACTGCTGACCTCTTGTACAACATCCGTGAGGAAAGACAGTTTGAAATGCCAGCCGTGTTACATGCACTCGTTCACATCCGATGGTACCAACGCTAGTGTTCTctgtatcattaaaaaaaataatgatccacGCCTCATTAAGTTTTCTAAAGAATAAGACGATCGAGAATAGTTATAAAAATGCTAAAAACAATAGCTTATGTACTTTTCTTTTTAGCGATATCCATGGCCATTGGAGTTTGCATATATCCTCTGGGCTGGGACTCGCCTATAATTCGAGCCGTTTGCGGTGCAGCCGCGTCCAGGTATTAATTACACATTAATTCGATCCCAGATAAACATATTCCCAAGGTATAGAATCGAACGTTTTATACTAACGTCATTAACATTTTAATCACTAAAAAATTCGTAATTTCCAAGCACGATGGAAAATGTTGTTGTTTCGGCAGATACAATCCAGGTGCTTGCGCTGTTAGATGGGCGATACCGTTAGCTGCAATAGCCGCTTTAGACGCCGCTACCCTGGCCGCGCTTGCTTTCATTTTGGCGTCCAGGCACGTCAGACTACAACCAGAGCCTTTTACCAATGGTTCTTTGTACAAAGGTATTGTCTGGTCGATCAGAGTTTACAAGACGTTTCCCTACAGACAGATCGCCCTGATATACTCATTATTTGTAATAATGGATTTGAAACTGGTATGACGTGTTAGAAAAATGATTCTTCTTTGCCTGCCAGGTGAAGTGAATCCCGGATACGTGAACGAAGCGCAGAGCGTCGCCGGATCACGGAAGTCCTTGTCCCTGAGACCTGTTCTCTTGGTCGCTCCGCCGGAACAGGACCGCTACAGTGAACTCTCCAGAGCGAAATCTCATTCGCATCATAGCCTTTACACGCCAGCACCGTCGCATCCGGCGCACACGATGTCGACGAACACCTTGAATCATTCCCAACACAATTTTCAATTGTAGGGCAATCAGCGATCCGGAGATACATTGTACATAGGCCGTCGTATTTCTCGAACTTCGATCAGCTACGAAAGAATTgaacagaaaataattatttgtacATAACGAGAGTTTAGAATCTTCCGTCGTGTATCGACGTTTCCAGTTTCGAATGAGTTTCGTACGAAATCACGAGTAATCGATGAGAGAGAAAcctgtaaaaaaatattttcgcagCATACCTTTGTGTCTACAGTGCTGCACTTTTCTCCCTTGTACATAGGTTCACGTAATTCGTAAACTCGTCCGTTGTATATCTTATGTATGTAACTAAAATTAATTAtctatttgtaatattatacaggatgatTTTTAAAGCGACGAAATTTTTACTCCGCGCCTCAGAATCAGGACAAGAATCCTGCATAAACGTGCGTTCGCGAGGCTATTGTTTCCGAGGTGGTTACATCTCGGAGACAAAAGTTTCACAGGACCGTTGCTTATCAGAAACTTGCCCCCTTAGTTCCGAGGTAAATGTTTACATCATTTTTTTAATCACCCTGTACGTACAGTACACAGACGTACGTgtattttgttttatatttccaataagtcaCTCCACGCtagtatcaatttttttttttttttttttttatatatataaaacttACAACGATTAAtacatttcttttctttattatAAATATGTAACATAGAGCATTATTTTACAGAACGAGGATAGTCTTACATagtaaacgaaaaaaaaaaaagtatgtatgTATCGTCGAATAAAGACGCAAAAAACAAAGCGGGGACGCGTGATTGTTGGCGTGCCTGTATCGGGAACGTTCGTCAACGCGTTCGGTGTTGAAGCGTTCCTGTACAAAACTACGTTTCGTTCCAATAAAGTGAAATTGAAAGCCGAGAGCCGCATTACTTCCATTCGTCCGCGCAAGCCTACGGGGCAAAGTGTTTTGCCATTCGTAACTATGACTACCGCTTTAAGAAGACGCGATATACGCGTGGTCAGGACATTGTCGACAGCGAGTTCGAAAAGGATCGATCGTTTTGCACAACAGAATTTCTCGCATCGGTACAGAATGAACGACAAAGACGATAGCGCCTGGGTTTTCGACTCCCTAATCGGTTTTCTTCAGGGTCCGATTTGGTCCGCGCCTCTGATCACCTTCATAGAGGAAAAATCGCTCAGTAAGTCTTTCATTCTCGAAAACGACCCTCGCGTTAACGAACAGTTTACTTTACACATCGTGGTTTAGCAATTTTTcttgcttttttttttataccacGTTTGTCAACGTTTATTATCGATCCTTTCGTCGAATCTCTTCGCCGATCTCTTGaaagatttcttttttttttcttttttcaaagtATTCCGATGCACTTTCGTTTTCTATAAATTCTTTTATAGTATTCGAAGCGGGCGTCGAAGAAAACGACGAGTACCAGAAGATATATCAAGAGTACAAAAATTTGGTGGATTTATTGCTCGGTTGTTTCATGGAAGACATGGGGATCACTCCGGAGCAATTTGAGTATGCTTGTACCGTcaacaaatatacgaaaatGCCTATACagtttcaacaagtaagttgaaAGTCGCGAGGAGAGAAATTAATAGCTCGTAATGGGAAATTTGTTGTTACATGTTTGTTATTATGGTGTAAATTATAAACACCAAGCAATTTTCATTTGGCATGTACCACGTATAATTAATCAAGAAAAATGAAACGTGCACCATTTGGTTCGTTTTGCGGTAGCTTGTGGCTTTACGATTGTGCCATATAATGCGTTCCACGTTTAAGTgattaaacattaaattaacaaatagaaaatcTATCATAATGTAATGACTCTTGCTTGTGTATTTTTCGAGAACTTGTTCGAGCAAATATGGGCGGCGAACGAGTACGAGATATTCAAGAGAATGATGATACAGAAGAATCTGGAACTGCAATTGCAGGCTTTGAACATGATCGAGCAGAAGTATGGTCTGACACCCGCGTCCTTGATGTACGAAACGGACGGATTGCACGACGACACTTTGGTCATGGAAGAAATAATTCAGTAAGGTTTTCGGATAATCTCGTCGGTGACCATTCTTCGCGTCGAAGTAATTCAATTCCCTCGGAAAATACAATAGTTTAATATCAAAATCTACGTTCTAAATACATTTGTAGGACACTGAAATTAAGGATCGAATAATTACCAAGTAATTCGTGACATTTGTCGTTTAcgtagaattaaataaaaactgAGGAAAACTGTATATAGGAAACACGCTCTGAGCGACGATCCGGAAGAAGAGCAGGACATATCGTCGGAAACGTCGCTCATCAAGGAGCACGAACGCTTGGCAGCCAAATACCATAATGAAAGAGCATTATTGGAAGAAGCTTTGAAGGCGTCTCAGGAAGAAAAGACACCGGAAACGGAATCCCTGTCGTCGCCAACCGAAGAagacgaagaagaggaagaggaaaCTGGAAACACCTCAGAAATCAAAAGAACGATTCCGCTCGATCCGACACCATCCGACGAGTCGAAGTCGGATGAACCAAATGTATATTAGTTTATAAAAAGACGGTTACGTAGACATTGCGAAGGCCAAGCTGTCGATGAACTCTGTTGAAAAACGTTTCAGGTGTCGGAGGAGGACATAAAGAAGAGGCAGGCTTATCTGAAAGCTAGACGGGATAAGTTGGTAGCTTTGAAGAAAGAGGCGAGAAGTCAACGGTTAGAGATGAATTCGACGCGACCGAGCTCGGCCAGAACGGTCGCCGAGGCGACCATAAAGGGGGAACAAGAACTAAAATTACCAGAACCTCTGGAACCATCCATACTCCAAGTACGCAAAGCACTTGCGGCTCGCCTCCAAGCCGAGGTTGTACGTAAGCAAACGAACTAATAATAATCCTCTGACatttgaatattaattttacgAAACTTCTCGATCGTACGGGACGACAATGTTTTTTGTCGAGAGAATGGTAAGAATAGATCTTTGGAACTTCAACAGGGTGACATCGCAAGTGTTTCTTTTCGCGGACGTTGCATAAAATTAGAGCATAAGGAGAAGCACGTAAAGAATGAAATAAAATCTTTACACGTATACCGTAATAGATAAAATACTAAGTCGAACGATACAGTCGGGGTGACAAGATGTGCATGAAACGTAGAATAAAGAGTTATTTCGTTTTACGTATTTCTAAACGATCTATCTCTGTATCGACAAAAAGCATTTTTTAAGTAAAACGTTAGAAACTTAATGTTACGGTTGCACACTCGTAGCTCAGCAATCTATTTCCGTTTGTGAGTACTGATGAAATCATATAAAGACTTTAAGGTCACTTGCACTATTTTCTCTCAGGCGTTCAATGCGTTTTATACGACATATTTTAAACCTAAATATTGCTAAATTAAATTAGAATAAAAAGAGAAGAtttcttttataataattatttgtatAGCTATCAGGAGAATGTGACCTATATAAATAAACTAATGAGAACAATTGCCCTTACTGTTTTAGTACATCGCTGACACTTTGTTAATCTTCAGTTTCCTATTTTGCATACATACCTGTATGCATTTGAACGTAACGACAACATAAATTATGTAACACAACGTTAAAAATGCTTCAGAAAAAATAAGCAGCAATACATTGGAAAATCTGTTTTACATGTAATTATCTAATAGCATAAGTTGTATAAATCACAATGACAGTAGAACTAAAACTGATAACAATTACATCCATACAAAGGAACGCCTTTCCTTGCGATTAAACATTGAGGTAAGTTACAACTCCGTTCGTTAACCAATTCATCTAATTTTaggttttatttaattaaatattctcCGCACTTCTACAACACACTTCTATTCCGTGTAACGCACATTTACCATTCTCACTtcgcttaactgtccaattataaAGAACAAAATGAATTCGTGGCAGAATACGAGCATTTACTACTATTTCAAACTTCTACAGATTCCTCTTTCCTCTGTGttagaataaattaaatttaactaaAAGAAATACGTCGCTGTAGACGTTGATATTTGAAATGCAAAACGATGTTACGGTCGAAGAACCAGCGTGTCGTGAAATTAATTGTATTACTAATTTACTTCCTGAACTTAGTAAAACATTAATTTCAGAACTTCAGCGTGGCTAACTTACTGGAAGATAAaactttgaatattttaaataataacgatGGTGATTTAAAGGTTTCAG
The Colletes latitarsis isolate SP2378_abdomen chromosome 14, iyColLati1, whole genome shotgun sequence DNA segment above includes these coding regions:
- the Lhfpl gene encoding LHFPL tetraspan subfamily member 5 protein — translated: MGSKIEYVESSHMYATNYIRNSKAIGVLWGIFTICYAIIGVVAFVTPEWLGDLEHENPGRFGLWTRCSYGGNGELGEECIGRLDDLSTIVNVPFRASTILVGVAVIIALLTICAMLLFFFCQSTTVFYLCAWMQVVSAISMAIGVCIYPLGWDSPIIRAVCGAAASRYNPGACAVRWAIPLAAIAALDAATLAALAFILASRHVRLQPEPFTNGSLYKGEVNPGYVNEAQSVAGSRKSLSLRPVLLVAPPEQDRYSELSRAKSHSHHSLYTPAPSHPAHTMSTNTLNHSQHNFQL
- the LOC143350424 gene encoding cilia- and flagella-associated protein 36, producing the protein MYRRIKTQKTKRGRVIVGVPVSGTFVNAFGVEAFLYKTTFRSNKVKLKAESRITSIRPRKPTGQSVLPFVTMTTALRRRDIRVVRTLSTASSKRIDRFAQQNFSHRYRMNDKDDSAWVFDSLIGFLQGPIWSAPLITFIEEKSLIFEAGVEENDEYQKIYQEYKNLVDLLLGCFMEDMGITPEQFEYACTVNKYTKMPIQFQQNLFEQIWAANEYEIFKRMMIQKNLELQLQALNMIEQKYGLTPASLMYETDGLHDDTLVMEEIIQKHALSDDPEEEQDISSETSLIKEHERLAAKYHNERALLEEALKASQEEKTPETESLSSPTEEDEEEEEETGNTSEIKRTIPLDPTPSDESKSDEPNVSEEDIKKRQAYLKARRDKLVALKKEARSQRLEMNSTRPSSARTVAEATIKGEQELKLPEPLEPSILQVRKALAARLQAEVVRKQTN